In the genome of Terriglobales bacterium, the window AGCTCCACCAGGTCGTAGGCCTTCACGTGCGCGCCTCCGCCGCCGCCGAACCGGGCTGCTGGTCCACCAGCTTGCCGTCCGCCAGGAAGATCATGCGCTGCGCGTAGCGTTCGGCCAGGGGACGCTCGTGCGTCACCATCACTACCGTCATGCCCAGCGAGCGGTTCAGCTCCAGGATCAGGTCCATGATCTCGGTGCCAGTGTGGCTGTCGAGGTTGCCGGTAGGCTCGTCGGCGAGCAGAAGCTGCGGCCGGTTTACCAGGGCGCGCGCCAGCGAGGCCCGCTGCTGCTCGCCGCCGGAGAGTTCGCTGGGGCGGTGCCGCAGCCGCGCTCCCAGCCCCACCCGCTCCAGCGCCTGCCGGATCAGCGCCTCGCGCTGCCCCCGCTCCACCTCGGCGAAGCGCATGGGCAGCTCCACGTTCTCCAGCAGGGTCATGCTGGGGATCAGGTTGAACGACTGGAAGACCATGCCCACGGTGTGCAGCCGGTACTTCGCCAGCCCCTGCGCGGAGAGCCGGGCCAGGTCCTTCCCCTGCACCGTGACCGCGCCCGAGGTCGGGCGGTCGAGCCCCGCCAGCAGGTTCAGCAGCGTCGATTTCCCCGAGCCCGACGCCCCCAGCAGCGCCACGAACTCTCCCTGCCGGACCTGCAGGGAGACGCCATCCACCGCCGGGATCACCGCCTCCCCCATGCGGTAGTGGCGGCAGACGTGTTCGGTGCGGACGGCAACCGGAGAGAAGGGATCGGACGGGGTCGTGGCTTGGGACATGCTCCTCTATTGTACCCGGCACGCTTCTGTGCGCCGGCGCGGGACGACTTTGGGCCTGCTTTTTGCTACCATCAACCGTATCGCCCGGAGCTAGGAACCGCCATGCGACGCGCTCGCTGGTTCGCGTTGGCTGTGATTGTTTGCGCCTCCGCCGCTCTGGCCGCGGGCCCTCCTTCTCTGCGCCTGGACGAGGAGCGGGTGTGCCTCCACCTGCTGCCCTCCCCGGTGCTCGAGTTGCCGGTGGTCAACGACTCCGGCAAGTCCTTGGTCGGCACCTTCCGCCTCGAGTTCCTCGACACCAACGGCAACTCCGCCGCCTGGGTCGCGGGCACCTTCCACGAGGAGCCCGGCACCACCGTCGAAAAGATCCCCTGGGAGGCCAAGCAGCTTCCCAGCAACACGCCCTCCGAGCTGGCCTGGCACCGCCTGCGCTACGAGTTCACTCCCAGCGCGGATTCCGGCGTCCCGCCCGCCCGCGGCGTGATCCAGGTGGGGCGCGTGCTCCAGGACACCTTCGAGCTGCGCATGACCGCCGCCGCCCACGCCGTCCCCGGCGCCAAGTATCCGGTGCGCGTGCGCGTCGACAACCCCAAATCCGGTCGCCCCATGGCCGGGATTCCGGTGGAGGTCGTGCTCACCATCGGCGACGATGACGACACCGCCATCAAGAAGAAGGTGACCACCAACTCCGCCGGCTACGCTACCGCCACCTTCGATCTGCCCAAAAAGGTGAGCAGCGACGAGGGCAAGGTGGAGGCCACCGCCACCCGCGGCCCCTTCGAGGAGTACGCCTCCATCGACTTCCGCTTTCCCACCGGCAGCCGCATCACCCTCTCCACCGACAAACCGCTCTACCAGCCCGGCCAGACCGCGCACCTGCGCGTCACCGTCTTCGGTCCCGACAAGCGCGCCCTGGCCAACGCGTCCATCAAGCTCACCATCGAGGACGAGGAGGGCGACGAGCAGTTCCACCAGAGCGTCACCACCTCGCGCTTCGGTATCGCCAGCGCCGACTGGGAGATCCCCCAGAAGATGCGCCTGGGGGACTTTCACATCATCGCTTCGCTCGACTCCGAGGACTACTACAGCCGCCAGTCGGCCAGCATCCGCATCAGCCGCTACGACCTGCCCACCTACACCGTGGTGGTTACGCCCGACCGGCCCTACTACCTGCCCGGGCAGGACGCCAGCGTCGAGGTGCGCGCCGACTACCTCTTCGGCAAGCCGGTGCAGCGCGCCAAGGTGCGCGTGGTCCGCCGCCGCGAGTGGCAGTGGAACTACAAAGACCAGAAGTGGGAGGGCGAGGAGACCGAGCCGGTGGAGGGCCGGTTCGACGCCACCGGCAAGTTCGTCGCCCATATCAGCCTGAAGAGGGAGTTCGACGACTTCAAGCCCAGCCGCTGGCAGCGCTTCCTCGACCTCGACCTGGCCGCCTACGTCACCGATCTCTCCACCGGGCGCACCGAGCAGCGCCGCTTCCAGCTCCGCCTGAGCCCGCAGCCCATCCACCTCTACGTGCTGGGCGCGGGTGGCTCCACCGAGGCGCCCGTGGTGTTCTACGTGACCAGCTCCTACGCCGACGGTACCCCCGCGTCGGTCGATGGCACGATATCGGCGGCCCTCCCCAACGCCAAGGAAGAGTTCGACGAGCAGCCCGACGCCGCTCACCGCGTCCTCCTGGGGCGCTTTCACACCAACCGCTACGGTGTCGGTCGCGTCGAGCTGCGGCCCCTGGCCCGCGAACTCCTGGTCATTCCCGACTGGAGGCGCCGCTATCACTATGAGGAGGAAGGGGAGCGCGAGGCGCGCCTGCTGCTGGAAGCTGCCGATCACAAGGGCAGCCACGGTAGCGTTAGCGAGGACCTGGAGCTCGAGTT includes:
- a CDS encoding MG2 domain-containing protein, with translation MRRARWFALAVIVCASAALAAGPPSLRLDEERVCLHLLPSPVLELPVVNDSGKSLVGTFRLEFLDTNGNSAAWVAGTFHEEPGTTVEKIPWEAKQLPSNTPSELAWHRLRYEFTPSADSGVPPARGVIQVGRVLQDTFELRMTAAAHAVPGAKYPVRVRVDNPKSGRPMAGIPVEVVLTIGDDDDTAIKKKVTTNSAGYATATFDLPKKVSSDEGKVEATATRGPFEEYASIDFRFPTGSRITLSTDKPLYQPGQTAHLRVTVFGPDKRALANASIKLTIEDEEGDEQFHQSVTTSRFGIASADWEIPQKMRLGDFHIIASLDSEDYYSRQSASIRISRYDLPTYTVVVTPDRPYYLPGQDASVEVRADYLFGKPVQRAKVRVVRRREWQWNYKDQKWEGEETEPVEGRFDATGKFVAHISLKREFDDFKPSRWQRFLDLDLAAYVTDLSTGRTEQRRFQLRLSPQPIHLYVLGAGGSTEAPVVFYVTSSYADGTPASVDGTISAALPNAKEEFDEQPDAAHRVLLGRFHTNRYGVGRVELRPLARELLVIPDWRRRYHYEEEGEREARLLLEAADHKGSHGSVSEDLELELGRTFMRVEADHALYRSGEPIQVSLFSNVPAREAIVDLSGPSGLLASEVVHLSHGRAQVTFPYDPRFHGGLYITAFAITGSEEKDRDLVGDCQVIFPGRQDLQLALRMAKSVFRPGEQAAADVGVRTPEGEPVESALGVLVFDRAVAERVRTDEQFGRGYGGYGFSLYDFLENYYGQSISGITYHDLLAWDSTQPFPEGLDLLAQALLHLDWYGGWEGGADFAGGGAYASRADAVFHDLIARDTEHISEALSTEFKESERYPHDLAGLRDILKAHKLDFDAARDPWDLPYRAQFSVSGKNDVLTLVSNGPDKRPGTADDFTVLTQGWPYFRPLGKLISETVVAYQRETHQYIRDYPTLRDAMRKKGVDLDALRDPWGRPYRFTFAIGVPSSYGYDTPVAGPYYAVRVESAGPDGIFDSPDGRSWDDVDEWTASIHYFLDETAAIEQALALHYAKTGSFPQSEPEFRTVLAEAKLSPQQLLDPWGHPYRFSFEERSRYRDQVTIETHAEYE
- a CDS encoding ABC transporter ATP-binding protein, with the translated sequence MSQATTPSDPFSPVAVRTEHVCRHYRMGEAVIPAVDGVSLQVRQGEFVALLGASGSGKSTLLNLLAGLDRPTSGAVTVQGKDLARLSAQGLAKYRLHTVGMVFQSFNLIPSMTLLENVELPMRFAEVERGQREALIRQALERVGLGARLRHRPSELSGGEQQRASLARALVNRPQLLLADEPTGNLDSHTGTEIMDLILELNRSLGMTVVMVTHERPLAERYAQRMIFLADGKLVDQQPGSAAAEART